One genomic segment of Halanaerobiales bacterium includes these proteins:
- a CDS encoding GNAT family N-acetyltransferase: MRNKIASTKSEIMKGIELWNKENPEFEIRERLVEQNIFSPFANINVVCINFYMKNEISAFGIIKYLDKEIKNYVDKTQGWISLLAVDPDCKEKKEVIVNSLKILEEFLVMKGVKNIRFGGDPQNFLAGLPSSSWNDYLGIFKEMGYKKGVIEFDLKRNIKKFDFQRNIKEYKSLSIERVYKTNEDKLYDFLEKNFPGRWFFEAKNIGHIPGGLRDYWFLEYNKKVVGFARTNTIDSTYKGPNINWVTELGDKYCGLGPLGIANDYRNKGWGLFMIAEIIKELKNEGYKEMVIDWTTLVDYYKKLGFGIYKKYLTLEKKV; this comes from the coding sequence ATGAGAAATAAAATTGCATCTACTAAAAGTGAAATTATGAAAGGGATTGAGCTCTGGAATAAGGAAAATCCGGAATTTGAAATCAGGGAGAGATTGGTCGAACAAAATATTTTTTCACCATTTGCAAATATTAATGTTGTCTGTATAAATTTTTATATGAAAAATGAGATCAGTGCTTTTGGAATAATAAAATATTTAGATAAAGAAATAAAAAATTATGTAGACAAAACACAAGGGTGGATAAGTTTATTAGCTGTAGATCCTGATTGTAAGGAAAAAAAAGAAGTAATTGTTAATTCTTTAAAAATACTCGAAGAATTTTTAGTAATGAAAGGTGTTAAAAATATAAGATTTGGTGGTGACCCTCAAAACTTTTTAGCAGGTTTACCATCAAGTAGTTGGAATGATTATTTAGGTATTTTTAAAGAAATGGGATATAAAAAAGGGGTTATAGAATTTGATCTTAAAAGAAACATCAAGAAATTTGATTTTCAGAGAAATATAAAAGAATATAAGTCACTTTCCATAGAAAGAGTATATAAAACTAATGAAGATAAATTATATGATTTTCTTGAAAAAAATTTTCCAGGACGATGGTTTTTTGAAGCAAAAAATATTGGCCATATTCCAGGTGGTTTAAGAGACTATTGGTTTCTTGAATATAATAAAAAAGTTGTGGGGTTTGCCAGAACTAATACAATAGACTCTACTTATAAAGGTCCAAATATCAACTGGGTAACAGAATTAGGTGATAAATATTGTGGACTTGGTCCTCTAGGAATAGCAAATGATTATAGGAATAAAGGATGGGGACTTTTTATGATAGCTGAAATCATAAAAGAATTAAAAAATGAAGGTTATAAAGAAATGGTTATTGATTGGACAACCTTAGTTGATTATTATAAAAAATTAGGATTTGGAATATATAAAAAATATTTAACATTAGAAAAGAAGGTGTAA